From one Montipora capricornis isolate CH-2021 chromosome 10, ASM3666992v2, whole genome shotgun sequence genomic stretch:
- the LOC138022427 gene encoding interferon-inducible GTPase 5-like produces MDDFSAEFWEDDWVKIEMEELQREIDESGVSNIEEFLRKRLERWREVEVNIAVTGDSGAGKSSFINAIRELYEDDEGAAQVDVTECTKVPTAFDHPTNPNIKFWDLPGIGTPNYPDLETYVQKVELEKYHAFLIFTATRFTQYDLQLAVKIRAMEKKFFFIRTKIDDNVRAESRKRSFNENTMLTKIRHDCLENLGDLLSKEEDLFLISNHEPSNWDFARLTAAILDALTRYQRESMTLSLGKAITRSSREIFQRKVDVLKGRILLVSAASAAAALVPLPGLSVAVDAALILRELSLYRSQLGLPEIGSAEFTRLHLATREKVLKVGLTTAAQLSGFLAPYAAEAAVEEATRYLPYIGLAVASGMSFAATYYALYRLLGTVEEAALCVLREAAEKTAADFELEID; encoded by the exons ATGGATGACTTTTCAGCTGAATTCTGGGAGGATGACTGGGTGAAAATCGAAATGGAAGAGCTTCAGCGTGAAATTGATGAGAGTGGAGTTTCAAACATCGAGGAGTTTTTGCGCAAGAGACTCGAAAGATGGCGCGAGGTAGAGGTTAATATTGCAGTCACTGGTGACTCGGGCGCTGGAAAGTCAAGTTTTATCAACGCAATACGAGA ACTCTACGAAGACGATGAAGGAGCAGCACAAGTTGATGTTACGGAATGCACAAAAGTGCCGACTGCCTTTGATCACCCCACTAACCCAAATATCAAGTTTTGGGATCTTCCGGGTATAGGCACTCCGAACTACCCTGACCTGGAAACTTACGTCCAGAAAGTAGAACTGGAGAAGTACCATGCCTTTCTCATCTTTACAGCAACGCGATTCACCCAGTACGATTTGCAGCTGGCTGTGAAAATCAGAGCGATGGAAAAGAAATTTTTCTTCATCCGCACAAAAATCGACGACAATGTCAGAGCTGAGTCACGCAAGCGGTCGTTCAATGAAAATACTATGCTAACCAAAATAAGGCACGACTGTTTGGAAAATCTAGGCGACCTACTCAGTAAGGAAGAAGATTTATTCTTGATAAGCAATCATGAACCGAGCAACTGGGATTTTGCCCGACTAACCGCGGCTATTCTCGATGCTCTTACCAGATATCAGCGAGAGAGTATGACCTTATCACTCGGCAAAGCAATTACAAGATCGTCGAGAGAAATTTTTCAGAGAAAAGTTGATGTCCTGAAAGGGCGCATATTGTTGGTTTCTGCGGCATCTGCAGCCGCTGCCCTCGTTCCTTTACCTGGCTTATCTGTTGCCGTTGATGCCGCTTTAATACTGAGGGAACTCAGCCTTTACAGGTCTCAACTTGGTCTCCCCGAAATAGGGTCCGCCGAATTTACGAGGCTACATCTCGCCACCAGAGAAAAGGTCCTCAAAGTTGGTTTAACGACTGCTGCACAGCTAAGCGGGTTTCTGGCGCCCTATGCTGCCGAGGCAGCCGTTGAAGAGGCCACACGCTACCTTCCTTATATAGGTTTGGCTGTAGCCAGTGGTATGTCATTTGCAGCAACGTACTATGCCCTATATAGACTTTTGGGAACTGTTGAAGAAGCAGCTTTGTGTGTCCTAAGGGAAGCTGCTGAAAAGACAGCTGCTGATTTTGAATTGGAAATTGATTAA
- the LOC138022428 gene encoding interferon-inducible GTPase 1-like: protein MAGEVSCSKDDDGFKIDTEELQRKNEEGKFLNNYEFKCGKRDKWPKVEVNIAVTGDSGAGKSSFINAIRELDEDDQGAAPVDITQCTKEPTPYNHPSNPNIKFWDLPGIGTPNYPNLQAYIEKVQLEKYHAFLIFTATRFTENNLQLAVKIRSMQKKFLFIRTKIDDSTRAESRKRSFDEQEMLSKIRCKCLGNLGDLLDNERDVFLISNHQPDKWDFARLTQAIFDAVMGLYEQESLTLSLHNLTIRS from the exons ATGGCCGGCGAAGTTAGCTGTTCTAAGGACGATGACGGGTTCAAAATCGATACAGAAGAACTTCAACGTAAAAACGAGGAGGGTAAATTTTTGAACAACTACGAGTTTAAGTGCGGAAAACGTGACAAATGGCCAAAGGTAGAGGTAAATATTGCAGTCACTGGTGACTCTGGCGCTGGGAAGTCAAGTTTTATCAACGCAATACGAGA ACTCGATGAAGACGACCAAGGAGCAGCTCCAGTTGACATAACCCAGTGCACAAAAGAACCAACTCCTTACAATCACCCATCCAACCCAAATATAAAGTTTTGGGATCTTCCAGGAATAGGCACTCCAAACTACCCTAACCTGCAAGCATACATTGAGAAAGTACAACTGGAGAAGTACCATGCCTTTCTTATCTTCACGGCCACTCGATTCACTGAGAACAACTTGCAGCTGGCTGTGAAAATCAGGTCAATGCAAAAGAAGTTTCTTTTCATCCGCACAAAAATCGATGACAGTACTCGGGCTGAGTCACGAAAGCGGTCATTTGATGAACAAGAAATGCTCTCAAAAATACGGTGCAAATGTCTGGGAAATCTTGGTGACCTGCTTGACAATGAGAGAGATGTCTTTTTGATAAGTAATCATCAGCCTGACAAGTGGGATTTTGCACGACTAACCCAGGCCATTTTTGATGCAGTGATGGGCTTGTATGAGCAAGAGAGTCTAACTTTATCACTCCACAATTTAACCATAAGATCTTAG
- the LOC138019266 gene encoding interferon-inducible GTPase 5-like, with protein MIDPLDWELIYGDEVREYVEQDGVSHISDFLRSKLDKWTEVEVNIAVTGDSGTGKSSFINAIRGLRDDDEKAAQVGVTETTTVPTVYEHPTNPNISFWDLPGIGTPNYPDLERYVRRVQLEKYDAFLIFTATRFTKYDLQLAKKVRSIGKKFFLICAKIDENVRAQQRKREFSEDATLEKIRRHSLESLVDLDSDEDHDIFLISNHYPNKWDFDRLTQAILNALPVFQQESLALSLNNLTSKMLKRKADVLRRRIWMVASASAAAALVPIPGLSVAVDIGLITEEISFYRSQLGLPKEGSDEFARLTVSNQEKIRKVCLTTTTQVAAYLAAFASQSALEEFSRYIPIVGFGIASSMSFATTYYGLQHCLKQVEESALSVLNGAFEEALEDR; from the exons ATGATTGATCCTCTCGACTGGGAGTTAATATATGGTGACGAAGTAAGAGAATACGTCGAACAAGATGGTGTTTCACATATTTCCGATTTTCTCCGAAGTAAATTGGATAAATGGACTGAAGTTGAAGTGAACATCGCTGTAACTGGTGACTCCGGGACAGGAAAATCCAGTTTTATCAACGCCATACGAGG ACTCAGAGACGATGACGAGAAGGCAGCCCAAGTTGGTGTTACGGAGACAACTACAGTACCTACTGTATATGAGCATCCGACCAATCCAAACATATCGTTTTGGGATTTACCAGGAATAGGCACTCCAAACTACCCTGACCTGGAAAGGTACGTCCGGAGAGTACAACTGGAGAAGTATGATGCGTTTCTCATCTTCACAGCCACTCGATTTACCAAGTATGATTTGCAACTAGCGAAGAAAGTGAGGTCGATTGGTAAGAAGTTTTTCCTGATTTGCGCAAAAATTGATGAAAATGTTCGAGCCCAGCAGAGAAAGCGGGAGTTCAGTGAAGATGCCACGTTGGAGAAAATCCGCCGCCACAGCTTAGAGAGTCTGGTAGACCTAGATAGCGATGAAGACCACGACATATTTTTGATTAGCAATCATTATCCCAACAAATGGGACTTCGATCGACTGACCCAGGCCATTCTCAATGCGTTGCCGGTATTTCAGCAAGAGAGTCTTGCATTATCACTAAACAATCTAACgtccaaaatgttgaaaaggaAAGCCGATGTCCTCAGAAGGCGTATCTGGATGGTTGCATCGGCATCAGCAGCGGCCGCTCTTGTTCCGATTCCTGGCCTGTCAGTGGCAGTTGATATCGGACTCATTACAGAGGAGATAAGTTTTTACCGATCGCAGCTGGGTCTTCCTAAAGAAGGGTCAGATGAATTTGCAAGGCTTACAGTTAGCAACCAGGAGAAAATCCGGAAGGTGTGCCTGACCACGACCACCCAAGTGGCCGCATATCTGGCAGCCTTTGCTTCACAGTCAGCTCTTGAAGAATTCAGTCGATATATCCCAATCGTTGGTTTTGGCATAGCCAGTAGCATGTCGTTTGCCACAACGTATTACGGCCTTCAGCATTGTTTGAAGCAAGTTGAAGAGTCGGCACTTTCGGTCTTAAACGGAGCTTTCGAAGAGGCACTCGAAGATCGTTAA